The following coding sequences are from one Panthera leo isolate Ple1 chromosome E1, P.leo_Ple1_pat1.1, whole genome shotgun sequence window:
- the ACE gene encoding angiotensin-converting enzyme isoform X1, whose protein sequence is MGAASGRPRRGPLPPLPLLLLLLLLPLPLLLPPPPAALALDPELHPGNFSADEAGAQLFVKSFNSSAELVMYQSTVASWEYDTNITEENARLQEEAALLNQEFAEIWGQKAKDLYDPIWQNFSDPILRRVISGVRTLGPANLPVAKRQQYNSLLSNMNRIYSTAKVCYYPNKTAICWSLDPELTHIMAISRSYSVLLYAWEGWHNAVGIPLKPLYQNFTALSNEAYKQDGFSDTGAYWRSWYDSPTFVEDLEHLYHQVEPLYLNLHAYVRRALHRRYGDRYINLRGPIPAHLLGDMWAQSWDNLYDMVVPFPNKPSLDVTSTMVKKGWNITHMFRVAEEFFTSLGLLPMPPEFWTRSMLEKPTDGRQVVCHASAWDFYNRKDFRIKQCTRVTMDQLSTVHHEMGHVQYYLQYKDQPVSLRQGANPGFHEAIGDVLALSVSTPEHLYKIGLLDNVSNDMESDINYLLKMALEKIAFLPFGYLVDQWRWGVFSGRTPPSRYNFDWWYLRTKYQGICAPIARNETHFDAGAKFHVPNVTPYIRYFVSFVLQFQFHQALCKEAGHQGPLHKCDIYQSTQAGAKLREALRSGSSRPWQEVLKEAIGSDTLDAQPLLNYFQPVSRWLQEQNQRNGEVLGWPEYQWRPPVPHNYPQDIGLVTDEVEARKFVEEYDRRSQVIWNEYAEANWNYNTNITTEASKILLQKNIQMANHTLKFGTWARQFDMTSFQNDSIKRMMKKIQDLERAALPAKELEEYNQILLDMETTYSVASVCHANGTCLQLEPDLTNLMATSRKHEDLLWAWESWRDKVGRAILPFFPKYVELANKAAKLNGYEDAGDSWRAMYEMPTLERDLEQLYQELQPLYLNLHAYVRRALHRHYGPQHINLEGPIPAHLLGNMWAQTWSNIYDLVVPFPSAPKIDATEAMIKQGWTPRRMFEEADNFFTSLGLLPVPFEFWNKSMLEKPTDGREVVCHASAWDFYNGKDFRIKQCTTVNMEDLVVAHHEMGHIQYFMQYKDLPVTFREGANPGFHEAIGDVLALSVSTPKHLHSINLLSSEGGGYEQDINFLMKMALDKIAFVPFSYLVDQWRWRVFDGSITKENYNQEWWNLRLKYQGLCPPVARAQGDFDPGAKFHVPSSVPYIRYFVGFVIQFQFHEALCQAAGHKGPLHTCDIYQSKEAGKRLADAMKLGFSKPWPEAMKLITGQTNMSASAMMNYFKPLLDWLLTENGRHGEKLGWPQYNWTPNSAHSEGPVPGNGRVNFLGLDLEEQQARVGQWVLLFLGVTLLVATLVLTQRLFSIRRHSLHQPHHGPQFGSEVELRHS, encoded by the exons ATGGGGGCCGCGTCGGGCCGTCCCCGGCGGGGGCcgctgccgccgctgccgctgctgctgctgctgctgctgctgccgctgccgctgctgctgccgccgccgcccgccgccctgGCGCTCGACCCCGAGCTGCATCCCGGAAACTTTTCCGCCGACGAGGCCGGGGCGCAGCTCTTCGTGAAGAGCTTCAACTCGAGCGCCGAGCTGGTGATGTACCAGAGCACGGTCGCCAGCTGGGAGTACGACACCAACATCACAGAGGAGAACGCGCGGCTCCAG GAGGAAGCAGCCCTGCTCAACCAGGAGTTTGCTGAGATCTGGGGCCAGAAGGCTAAGGACCTGTATGACCCAATCTGGCAGAACTTCAGTGACCCGATCCTGCGAAGGGTCATCAGTGGTGTGCGCACCCTGGGCCCTGCCAACCTGCCTGTGGCAAAGCGGCAGCAG TACAACTCTCTGCTAAGCAACATGAACAGGATCTATTCCACGGCCAAGGTCTGCTACTATCCCAACAAGACTGCCATCTGCTGGTCCCTGGACCCAG AGCTCACCCACATCATGGCTATATCAAGAAGCTACTCCGTGCTGCTCTATGCCTGGGAGGGCTGGCACAATGCTGTGGGCATCCCGCTGAAACCCCTGTACCAGAACTTCACTGCCCTCAGCAATGAGGCCTACAAGCAGGATG gCTTCTCAGACACGGGGGCCTACTGGCGCTCCTGGTATGACTCACCCACCTTCGTGGAGGATCTGGAACACCTCTACCATCAAGTAGAGCCCCTCTACCTGAACCTCCATGCCTATGTCCGCCGTGCGCTGCACCGCCGATATGGGGACAGATACATCAACCTCAGGGGACCCATCCCTGCTCACCTGCTGG GGGACATGTGGGCCCAGAGCTGGGACAACCTCTATGATATGGTGGTGCCTTTTCCTAACAAGCCCAGTCTCGACGTGACCAGCACTATGGTGAAGAAG GGCTGGAACATTACGCACATGTTCCGAGTGGCAGAGGAATTCTTCACCTCCCTGGGGCTCTTGCCCATGCCTCCTGAGTTTTGGACAAGGTCCATGCTGGAGAAACCAACCGATGGGCGTCAGGTGGTGTGCCACGCCTCTGCCTGGGACTTCTACAACAGGAAAGACTTCAG GATCAAGCAGTGCACGCGGGTCACTATGGACCAGCTGTCCACGGTGCACCACGAGATGGGCCACGTGCAGTACTATCTGCAGTACAAGGACCAGCCTGTCTCCCTGCGCCAAGGGGCCAACCCTGGCTTCCACGAGGCCATCGGGGATGTGCTGGCGCTCTCCGTCTCCACTCCTGAACATCTGTACAAAATTGGCCTGCTGGACAATGTCAGCAATGACATGG AAAGTGACATCAATTACTTGTTAAAGATGGCACTGGAAAAAATTGCCTTCCTGCCCTTTGGCTACTTGGTGGACCAGTGGCGCTGGGGGGTCTTTAGTGGGCGAACCCCTCCTTCCCGCTACAACTTTGACTGGTGGTATCTTCG AACCAAGTATCAGGGAATCTGTGCTCCAATTGCCCGAAATGAAACGCACTTTGATGCCGGAGCTAAGTTTCATGTCCCAAATGTAACACCATACATCAG GTACTTTGTGAGTTTTGTGCTGCAATTCCAGTTCCATCAAGCCCTGTGCAAGGAGGCGGGTCACCAAGGCCCACTGCACAAGTGCGACATCTACCAGTCCACCCAGGCGGGGGCCAAGCTCAG GGAGGCGCTGCGGTCAGGCTCCTCACGGCCCTGGCAGGAGGTGCTAAAGGAGGCGATTGGCTCAGATACACTGGATGCTCAACCTCTGCTCAACTACTTCCAGCCGGTCAGCCGGTGGCTGCAGGAGCAGAATCAGCGCAACGGCGAAGTGCTGGGGTGGCCGGAATACCAGTGGCGGCCACCAGTACCCCACAATTACCCACAGGACATTG GCCTGGTGACCGATGAGGTGGAGGCTAGAAAGTTTGTGGAGGAATATGACCGAAGATCCCAGGTGATATGGAATGAGTATGCTGAGGCTAACTGGAACTATAACACCAACATCACCACAGAGGCCAGCAAGATCCTG CTACAGAAgaacatacagatggcaaaccaCACCTTGAAGTTCGGCACCTGGGCCAGGCAGTTTGATATGACCAGCTTCCAGAATGACAGCATTAAGCGGATGATGAAGAAGATTCAGGACCTAGAGCGGGCAGCACTGCCTGCCAAGGAGCTGGAGGAG TACAACCAGATCCTGCTGGACATGGAAACCACTTACAGCGTGGCCTCTGTGTGCCACGCCAATGGCACTTGTCTGCAGCTGGAGCCTG aTCTGACGAATCTGATGGCCACGTCCCGGAAACATGAAGATCTGTTGTGGGCCTGGGAGAGCTGGCGAGACAAGGTGGGGAGAGCAATCCTCCCCTTTTTCCCCAAATATGTGGAACTTGCCAACAAGGCTGCCAAGCTCAATG GCTACGAAGATGCAGGTGACTCCTGGAGAGCCATGTACGAGATGCCAACCCTGGAACGCGACCTGGAGCAGCTCTACCAGGAGCTGCAGCCGCTCTACCTGAACCTGCACGCCTACGTGCGCCGGGCCCTGCACCGCCACTACGGGCCCCAACACATCAACCTGGAGGGCCCCATTCCAGCTCACCTGCTGG ggaaCATGTGGGCTCAGACCTGGTCCAACATCTATGACTTGGTGGTGCCTTTCCCTTCAGCCCCCAAGATAGATGCCACAGAGGCCATGATAAAGCAG GGCTGGACACCCAGAAGGATGTTTGAGGAAGCGGACAATTTCTTCACCTCCCTGGGGCTGTTGCCTGTGCCCTTTGAGTTCTGGAACAAGTCAATGCTAGAAAAGCCGACTGACGGGCGGGAAGTAGTGTGCCACGCCTCTGCCTGGGACTTCTACAATGGCAAGGACTTCAG GATCAAGCAGTGCACCACTGTGAACATGGAGGACCTGGTGGTGGCCCATCATGAAATGGGCCACATACAGTATTTCATGCAGTACAAGGACTTGCCTGTGACCTTCCGGGAGGGTGCCAACCCTGGCTTTCACGAGGCCATTGGAGATGTGCTGGCCCTCTCAGTGTCTACCCCCAAGCACCTCCACAGTATCAACCTGCTGAGTAGCGAGGGTGGCGGCTATG AGCAAGACATCAATTTTCTGATGAAGATGGCACTCGACAAGATCGCCTTTGTCCCCTTCAGCTACCTTGTCGACCAGTGGCGCTGGAGGGTATTTGATGGAAGCATCACCAAGGAGAACTACAACCAAGAGTGGTGGAACCTCAG GCTAAAGTACCAGGGCCTCTGCCCCCCAGTGGCCCGGGCTCAAGGGGACTTTGACCCAGGGGCCAAATTCCACGTTCCTTCAAGTGTGCCTTATATCAG GTACTTTGTCGGCTTTGTCATTCAGTTCCAGTTCCACGAGGCTCTGTGTCAGGCAGCTGGCCACAAGGGCCCCTTGCACACATGTGACATCTACCAGTCTAAGGAGGCAGGAAAGCGCCTGGC GGATGCCATGAAACTGGGCTTCAGTAAGCCATGGCCAGAAGCCATGAAGCTCATCACAGGCCAGACCAACATGTCTGCGTCCGCCATGATGAACTACTTCAAGCCGCTGCTGGACTGGCTTCTCACTGAAAATGGGCGGCACGGGGAGAAGCTGGGCTGGCCTCAGTACAACTGGACACCAAACTCTG CTCACTCAGAAGGCCCCGTCCCAGGCAACGGCCGTGTCAACTTCCTGGGCCTGGACCTAGAGGAGCAGCAGGCCCGTGTGGGCCAGTGGGTGCTGCTCTTCCTGGGTGTAACCCTGCTGGTGGCCACCTTGGTCCTCACCCAGCGGCTCTTCAGCATCCGCCGTCACAGCCTCCACCAGCCCCACCATGGGCCCCAGTTTGGCTCCGAGGTGGAGCTGAGGCACTCCTGA
- the ACE gene encoding angiotensin-converting enzyme isoform X2 produces the protein MGQGWAAPGLPSLFLLLLCCGHPMLVPSQEATHQVTTNQGTTSQATTSSQTTTRQTTTSSQTTQNPSLVTDEVEARKFVEEYDRRSQVIWNEYAEANWNYNTNITTEASKILLQKNIQMANHTLKFGTWARQFDMTSFQNDSIKRMMKKIQDLERAALPAKELEEYNQILLDMETTYSVASVCHANGTCLQLEPDLTNLMATSRKHEDLLWAWESWRDKVGRAILPFFPKYVELANKAAKLNGYEDAGDSWRAMYEMPTLERDLEQLYQELQPLYLNLHAYVRRALHRHYGPQHINLEGPIPAHLLGNMWAQTWSNIYDLVVPFPSAPKIDATEAMIKQGWTPRRMFEEADNFFTSLGLLPVPFEFWNKSMLEKPTDGREVVCHASAWDFYNGKDFRIKQCTTVNMEDLVVAHHEMGHIQYFMQYKDLPVTFREGANPGFHEAIGDVLALSVSTPKHLHSINLLSSEGGGYEQDINFLMKMALDKIAFVPFSYLVDQWRWRVFDGSITKENYNQEWWNLRLKYQGLCPPVARAQGDFDPGAKFHVPSSVPYIRYFVGFVIQFQFHEALCQAAGHKGPLHTCDIYQSKEAGKRLADAMKLGFSKPWPEAMKLITGQTNMSASAMMNYFKPLLDWLLTENGRHGEKLGWPQYNWTPNSAHSEGPVPGNGRVNFLGLDLEEQQARVGQWVLLFLGVTLLVATLVLTQRLFSIRRHSLHQPHHGPQFGSEVELRHS, from the exons ATGGGCCAAGGTTGGGCTGCTCCAGGACTGCCTagcctcttccttctcctgctctgCTGTGGGCACCCCATGCTGGTCCCCAGCCAGGAGGCCACCCACCAGGTGACAACCAACCAGGGAACAACCAGCCAGGCAACAACCAGCAGCCAGACAACAACTCGCCAGACAACAACCAGCAGCCAGACAACCCAGAACCCAA GCCTGGTGACCGATGAGGTGGAGGCTAGAAAGTTTGTGGAGGAATATGACCGAAGATCCCAGGTGATATGGAATGAGTATGCTGAGGCTAACTGGAACTATAACACCAACATCACCACAGAGGCCAGCAAGATCCTG CTACAGAAgaacatacagatggcaaaccaCACCTTGAAGTTCGGCACCTGGGCCAGGCAGTTTGATATGACCAGCTTCCAGAATGACAGCATTAAGCGGATGATGAAGAAGATTCAGGACCTAGAGCGGGCAGCACTGCCTGCCAAGGAGCTGGAGGAG TACAACCAGATCCTGCTGGACATGGAAACCACTTACAGCGTGGCCTCTGTGTGCCACGCCAATGGCACTTGTCTGCAGCTGGAGCCTG aTCTGACGAATCTGATGGCCACGTCCCGGAAACATGAAGATCTGTTGTGGGCCTGGGAGAGCTGGCGAGACAAGGTGGGGAGAGCAATCCTCCCCTTTTTCCCCAAATATGTGGAACTTGCCAACAAGGCTGCCAAGCTCAATG GCTACGAAGATGCAGGTGACTCCTGGAGAGCCATGTACGAGATGCCAACCCTGGAACGCGACCTGGAGCAGCTCTACCAGGAGCTGCAGCCGCTCTACCTGAACCTGCACGCCTACGTGCGCCGGGCCCTGCACCGCCACTACGGGCCCCAACACATCAACCTGGAGGGCCCCATTCCAGCTCACCTGCTGG ggaaCATGTGGGCTCAGACCTGGTCCAACATCTATGACTTGGTGGTGCCTTTCCCTTCAGCCCCCAAGATAGATGCCACAGAGGCCATGATAAAGCAG GGCTGGACACCCAGAAGGATGTTTGAGGAAGCGGACAATTTCTTCACCTCCCTGGGGCTGTTGCCTGTGCCCTTTGAGTTCTGGAACAAGTCAATGCTAGAAAAGCCGACTGACGGGCGGGAAGTAGTGTGCCACGCCTCTGCCTGGGACTTCTACAATGGCAAGGACTTCAG GATCAAGCAGTGCACCACTGTGAACATGGAGGACCTGGTGGTGGCCCATCATGAAATGGGCCACATACAGTATTTCATGCAGTACAAGGACTTGCCTGTGACCTTCCGGGAGGGTGCCAACCCTGGCTTTCACGAGGCCATTGGAGATGTGCTGGCCCTCTCAGTGTCTACCCCCAAGCACCTCCACAGTATCAACCTGCTGAGTAGCGAGGGTGGCGGCTATG AGCAAGACATCAATTTTCTGATGAAGATGGCACTCGACAAGATCGCCTTTGTCCCCTTCAGCTACCTTGTCGACCAGTGGCGCTGGAGGGTATTTGATGGAAGCATCACCAAGGAGAACTACAACCAAGAGTGGTGGAACCTCAG GCTAAAGTACCAGGGCCTCTGCCCCCCAGTGGCCCGGGCTCAAGGGGACTTTGACCCAGGGGCCAAATTCCACGTTCCTTCAAGTGTGCCTTATATCAG GTACTTTGTCGGCTTTGTCATTCAGTTCCAGTTCCACGAGGCTCTGTGTCAGGCAGCTGGCCACAAGGGCCCCTTGCACACATGTGACATCTACCAGTCTAAGGAGGCAGGAAAGCGCCTGGC GGATGCCATGAAACTGGGCTTCAGTAAGCCATGGCCAGAAGCCATGAAGCTCATCACAGGCCAGACCAACATGTCTGCGTCCGCCATGATGAACTACTTCAAGCCGCTGCTGGACTGGCTTCTCACTGAAAATGGGCGGCACGGGGAGAAGCTGGGCTGGCCTCAGTACAACTGGACACCAAACTCTG CTCACTCAGAAGGCCCCGTCCCAGGCAACGGCCGTGTCAACTTCCTGGGCCTGGACCTAGAGGAGCAGCAGGCCCGTGTGGGCCAGTGGGTGCTGCTCTTCCTGGGTGTAACCCTGCTGGTGGCCACCTTGGTCCTCACCCAGCGGCTCTTCAGCATCCGCCGTCACAGCCTCCACCAGCCCCACCATGGGCCCCAGTTTGGCTCCGAGGTGGAGCTGAGGCACTCCTGA